TGAGGCCTTTTGGCCAGTTCAATTAATTTCACCTTTTGTTTCAGGGGGGTGGTTTTATATCGCTTTAAGAAGTCATTAATCTCTTCCGGAGCCACACTATACGATTTCAAATACTCTATCAGGCGATTCACCAACTCTCTTTTGCTCATCAAAAGTTTCATCCGCTCAGGACCAGCTAAACCCAGCCTGGAACTCAGCTCAGTTAGTCTTTCGTCGGCATTGTCCTGCCTTAACAATATTCTAAATTCTGCTCTCGAAGTAAACATCCTGTAAGGTTCATCCACTCCTTTTGTAACCAGGTCATCTATCAATACTCCAATATAAGCCTGGTCCCTACCTAAAACAAACTCCTCATAACCTCGTATTTTAAGGCTTGCATTTATTCCGGCCATCAGGCCCTGTGCCCCTGCCTCTTCATATCCAGTGGTACCATTGACCTGCCCGGCAAAATAGAGGTTCTTCAATCGTTTTGTTTCTAGCGTATGATAAAGTTGGGTGGGGGGATAGTAATCGTATTCTATGGCGTATCCAGGCCTGAATACTTTCACATTCTCCAGCCCTTTAATCTCCAACATCGCCTTGTATTGTACCTCCCAGGGTAAGGAAGAAGAGAATCCATTGATATAGTATTCAATAGTATCTAGTCCCTCGGGCTCCAAAAATAACTGATGCTCCTCTTTCTCCGAAAAAGTGACTATCTTGTCTTCAATACTCGGACAGTAGCGCGGACCAATACTCTGAATGGTTCCATCAAACATGGGGCTGTCTGAAAAACCTTTTTCCAATTCCGAATGAACCGTCAGATTAGTATGCGCAATATAACAGCTTCGGTGGTCCGAATAATCAATTTCATAATCGAGATAACTAAACTTTCTGTTTTCCGTATCTCCGGGCTGCTCCTGCAGTTTTCGAAAATCGATACTCCTTCCATCAATCCTGGCTGGGGTCCCTGTTTTCATCCGACCAATTTCAAAGCCATTTTTAGCAAGTTGTTCGCTTAACCCATGAGAAGGAGAGTCGCCCATTCGCCCCCCTTTCATCTGCACTTTCCCCACATGCATTAGCCCATTTATAAAAGTGCCTGCTGTCAAGACCACCTTCTTTGAACAAAATTCAATGCCCATCACGGTCCTGACCCCCTTAACCCGATCCTCCTCTATAATTAATTCGCTTACCGTATCCTGCCAGAATTCCAGGTTTCCAAGGTTCTCGAGCACTTTTCTCCACTCCAGCGTGAAGAGAGTTCTGTCGCATTGCGCCCTGGGGCTCCACATGGCCGGACCCTTGCTTCTGTTCAGCATCCTAAATTGAATCATGGACCGGTCCGTCACAATGCCGGAATATCCTCCAATTGCGTCTATCTCTCTGATTATTTGACCTTTAGCTACACCACCCATGGCTGGATTACATGACATTTGCGCATATTTTGTCATATCCATGGTGATTAACAGGGTCCTGCTTCCCATATTGGCAGCTGCAGCAGCAGCCTCACATCCTGCATGCCCCGCCCCAACAACAATAACATCGTATTGTGCTTTCATCTTAAACCATTTTCAACCACAAATGTAATGCTTCATTTTCCAATTGATGCATGGTTTTGCGCTCTTGCTCGTTCGCATCCTTATAACCCATCAAATGAATAACTCCATGAATCATTACTCTACGGATTTCTTCCTCCACCTCCGTGTTGAATTTTACTGCATTCTTCCTGACCTGATCAACACTTATAAAGATATCTCCCGATATCTTTTTCCCTTCCGTATAGTCAAAACTTATAACATCTGTGAAATAATTATGGTTTAAATACTCCTGGTTTATGAGTTTGATATGTTTATTCGAAGTAAAGACATAGGCGATATCTCCGCAAACAGCCTGATGCGATTCAATCCACTCTTTAACCCAGCGCTTATGCCGACGTTTTTGACCTAAAGAAAAATCGAGATTTTTTGTATGGAATGTTACGGACACTAGATCCTAAACTTAAGCACCACTATCCTGCCATCTTCGAGATACAGGATCTCATCCGAAAGCCGTTCCATTAAAAAAATACCCCGCCCATTAATTTTTTCCAGATTTTCTGGTGCTGTTGGATCGGGTACGGTGGAATAATCGAATCCTTGTCCCTGGTCCTCAATATGAATCATTAACTCCTTCTGTTCAAAAAGGATTTCAATCTTGACCGTTTTTTGGGGATCGGAATTGTTACCATGAATAATGGCATTATTGGTAGCCTCCATGGTTGCAACCAGAACATTCCCATAAACTTCATCGCTCAAATCAAGCTCAAGCGACAACTCATCTATGGCTTTCTCTACCAGACTCAAGTTTCCAATTTCAGAAGGGATATTCAGATCTTTTCTCATAACAATTCCAATGGACGTTTCTTATACGGTGCCCATTCCCCAAAGGTTCCAAAAATTGTTATTTACTTATCCATTCCGCAGGATTTAGAATTGTCCTTTCCTGCCAGACCTCGAAATGAACAAAGGCCACATTTTCGTCCTCATCTGTAAATGCCTCCCCCAAAGCTTCCTTTGTCAATACTTTATCCCCTGTTTTTACCCGTACGTTTACCAGATTCTGATAGACCGACAGAAACACACCATGCCGGATCAGTACCGTGTAATTTGCACCCAGAATTGCAAAAACCTTCGTAACCTCCCCTTCGAATACAGCCCGTACCATGGTCCCCGGGGTGCTGGTAATATCGACTCCGTTATTCTTTACACTTGAACCTCTTAAACCCGGCAATTCGTGATTTCCGAAGCCAACAGTAATGATACCCTGCTCTACTGGCCAGGGAAGCTTGCCCTTATTATTCCTGAAATCATCTCCAACCAGTTCCTGTTCAGGCGTAAGCGTTGCATAAGCGTTCGCCCCACTACTCTTTCGGGCTTCTTCCTCAATAATCTCACGAATCCGGCTCTCAAGCTCTCTGGCGATCCTCTCCTTCTCTTGTACTTCTTTTCTTAATTGCGCCTCTTTTGTCTTAAGATCGTTTACCAAATCCGCTTCCTGTCCACGTTGAACCACCAACTTACCCTGCTCCTCCTCCTTCTCTTCCAGAGCTTGAATTTTTTCTTTCATCAGCTCATTTAGTTGTCTATTCTTAATATCTAATTCCTCCATGAAAGCCTCAATTTCTTCAGCTTTTTGTTTCCGGTAATCACTGATATACTTTAAATATTTATAACGCTGATATGACTGAGAGATGGTGGCGCCAGCCAGAATATACATCAGTTTTTCATAATCCGTATGATTCCTGTACGCATAATAGATCAAACGTGCATACTCTTCCCTGTTTTTTTTGTTATCTATACTTAACTGAGCAATTATCCCCTCGGTCTCCTGGATTTTCTTGCTTAACATTCCTAGTTCCGATTCCAGTGCAGATATCAATCTGGCCCTGGCGTTAATGCCGTTTTGAAGAAGGCTGAGCTGTTTCACGGAGTTAGATCGCCGGGCCGAGGTCTTTTCCATCAGTTCTTTAGTCAGCTTCAGATCGTCATAGGCTCTTTGCTTCTGAATCTGCAGCTCCTCTTTAGATTGCCCGTAGACAATTCCCGCCATTAAAAAGAATATCCCAATAAAGGCAATGATTATCTTCATCTCAGCTCTGTAAATGAATATTTCCTGGGATTCACCTCCATTTTTACGGCTATGTCCCGGTTAAAGGTAAGGCTTCCGCCTCTTGCCACAATTTCGAATTCCGTAATCATAAAATTCGAATATATTTTAAAGGAATCTTCCCTTCGTTCTCCCATCAAATACCGGTTAGTTTGCTGATGATAGAATTCAAAAATACGCAAATCCAAACCAACCCTGTTCAGGATTATCCTCTTCTTTATCCGTTCTTGATCAAACTCAAAAACAATGCTGTTAAGATGATCATCCCTGGCCATTTCCAGGTGATCGCACAAACAATATGAACAGATCAGGTTCTGCAAATCAGTAAAGTCTACCGGATACTGATACCCCAATCTCCTTTGCAGCGGAGCCCTGTATACAATCTTATCCATACGGTTAATCACCATAATGGAATCTGGCTTTACCGAAGCCCTTAAAATTTCGAATCCACTATTTACAGCAGAAAGATAAATAATCGAATCTCTCTTTGCATAGAGGGTGACATTAACTTCATAGCGCTGCTCATCGAAAGTCAGGATCGCTTCAGCCTTAGTGATCAAAATACTCGTAATACTTTCCTCTTCAATGCAGTTCAGAACCAGGGCCTCCAATCCTTCTAATTCCGGCTTCGCTGGCCTGGGGGCTTCTTTCACAACACCACATTGATAAAGGAATAAAAGTGTAAATATGAAAATCAGGGTTACGGCTTTACTCATACTCCGGGTTTTTTATCCGTTGAATTTTAACTTCTATCTTTTCCCGGTCGCCGCCAAGTATAAGGGCTTTCATATAGTAAGACCTGGCGATCTGATAACTCTTCAGTTTAAGCTGTATATCCCCGGCATGTTCGTTAATTTCCGGATCATTTTCTCCACCTTTATCCAGTGCAGATAATATGTACTGCTCCGCTTCTTCATACAATTCCAGCTTATACAATACCCAGGCATATGTATCTAAAAAAGTGGCATTATCCGGGTTATTTCTTACAACTTCAGCACTCCATTCCCTGGCTTTTTCGAGTTTTTCACCCCGCTCTGCCAGATAATAACTGTAATTATTCATGACCATATAATTCCCGGGATCCTGCCGGATCAGAATCTCAAATAAAGAATCCGATTTTACAAAATCGTCCGTCCTGTAGTAAGCTTCAGCCATAAGCATTTTCGCCTGCGAAGCGTATTCAGGAGAGGAATAATGGTCCGGAGATACATTCTGAAAATTATTGATAAGTAACTGATATTCAGCTGTCTGATATAAGGCCAGGCCTCTGAAAAACCGGATATCGCTGCTATCCGGATACATTTTCAGGGCTTTTCCGGTCATATATATCAGTTCCTCATCCATAGAAGCAGCATTGGCAAGCAATATCGTCTGCATGTAGATATTATAGTTTCCCTTTTGAAGCTCCAGGTAATGTTTCAAATGGGAATAGGCCTTTGCATATTCCTGGTTCTGGATATAGAAGTCGGCTGCAAGCAGGCGAATATCACTTTCATCGGGATGGGTCTCCGTAAAAACATCAATGACCCGGCCTAACTCCTTTGAATATAAGTGAATATGTTCTTCATCAGATAAATAATAAGATAGAATAGCCGTTTTTCTGTTAAGTTCAATCTGATCACTCTGGAAGGATTTAGCCAGATATTTGTAACTGCTTTTAAAGTCTTCCTTCTGGCGGTAATAGTCTGTCAGGTTTGTCAAAGCAAAAATATTAAGACTGTCCACTTCCAGAATTTCCATGTAATACTGAGCGGCAGCATTTTCATCCCCGCTCTTTAAACAAAGCTCGGCAGCCACCACACGAAATTGAATAGCTTCGGGAAATATTGCCAACACTTTTTCAATCTCCTCCCTGGCCAGCTCATATTTCTCCTCACTTTCATAAATAGAAGCTTTTAAGAGGGTAATTTTTTCGCTAAATCCCTTTTCCCTTTCTATTTTTTCCAGGATTCTTCTGGCCTTTCCCTCTCTACCCATACTAAACCAGGTGACAGCAAGCTTGTACTCCCATTCGGTTTTTTCCAGGCTGTATTTGATTTTCTTCTTTAAAATATCGCGAGCTGCCTCATACTCTTTCAATGCTCCAAGGACATTCAGGAAGGCCAATGTATACCATTCGTTCCCCGGATCAATCTCAAAGGCCCTGGCCAGGTTCTTACGGGCAAGTTCCAATTGATTCGTAACCAGATAGATCGATCCCGACTCATAATAGGCTACTGCACAATCGGGTCTATCCTCAATAACCAGATTGTAGAGCTTAACAGCTTCCGCCAAATTTCCCAGATTTTTTTGCTTTACCGCCTCTATAAGGACATACTGATAATCTCTGTTGCTCTCCTGTCCCTGGGAAACAAAAGCCAGGGAAAACCATACACCCATCCATATGCCAACAAGCACCTCTCTCTTCATCCTTTTACTATTTAGTGCCAGTATGACCAAATCCCCCAGCTCCACGCGCTGAATCATCCAGTGTTCCGACCTGTTTCCATTGTATTGTTTCTACCTTATTAATAACCATCTGGCATATACGCTCTCCATTTTCGACAACAAAATCTTCCGCCGACAAATTTACCAGAATGATCCCGATTTCACCCCTGTAATCAGCATCAATAGTCCCCGGAGTATTTAGCACAGAAATTCCATTTTTAAGGGCTAATCCGCTCCTCGGTCTTATTTGAGCCTCGTATCCTTCCGGCAATTCGATGTACAATCCCGTGGGAATTAGCCTTCGCTCCAGGGATTTTAAAATCACTGCTTCCCTCAGATTTGCACGAAGGTCCATCCCCGCCGAACTGGATGTACTGTAATCCGGAAGAGGATTACCGGAGCTGTTTACAATCTTCACTTCCATTAATCTTGACCTTTTTTATATTGATTAAATGTCGATCTCTCTCCCCATACTACTACAATACTAAAAACCACTAAGAGCAATAAGGCCCATAAATTCGCAGGACCCCCCGTTTTCTGTAAAAATAGTTCACTGAACAAATATATAAACAGGGCCAGAAAGATATATCCCATGAGTCGTCCTGTCCGGTAAGGTATTGCATAATGTTTTCTCGACCATAAATATGAAATGATTACCATGGTGCTGTAGCAGAACAGATGTGCCCAGGCAGAGGCCACATAACCATATCTGGGAATAAACAGCATATTAACAGTCACCGTAATTATAGCCCCCAGTATGACAAGAACGGCTCCGAAATGTGTTTTATTGGTCAGTTTATACCATATAGACAAGTTAAAAAAGATACCCATCACCAGATTAGCCAGGAGCACCACCGGAACAATCTCGACTCCCTCCCGGAAATCGGCACCAATAAAAAGAATAAAATAATCGAGGTAGAGATTAACCAGAAGGAAAATAAATAATCCCGCCACTACAAAAAACATCATCACATCTGCATATAGCTTTTTTGCATCCTTCTCTCCGGATTTTGAAAAGAAAAAAGGTTCGGCAGCATATTTAAACATCTGCACAAAAAGAGTCATTAGCACTGCCAGTTTGTAGTTTGCCCCGTAAATACCCAGCTGTTCCATGGGATTCTGTTCCAGAGGAATCAAGTGTTTTAACAGAATCCGGTCCAGGGCTTCATTAATGGTCCCCGCCAATCCG
This genomic interval from Bacteroidales bacterium contains the following:
- a CDS encoding tetratricopeptide repeat protein is translated as MKREVLVGIWMGVWFSLAFVSQGQESNRDYQYVLIEAVKQKNLGNLAEAVKLYNLVIEDRPDCAVAYYESGSIYLVTNQLELARKNLARAFEIDPGNEWYTLAFLNVLGALKEYEAARDILKKKIKYSLEKTEWEYKLAVTWFSMGREGKARRILEKIEREKGFSEKITLLKASIYESEEKYELAREEIEKVLAIFPEAIQFRVVAAELCLKSGDENAAAQYYMEILEVDSLNIFALTNLTDYYRQKEDFKSSYKYLAKSFQSDQIELNRKTAILSYYLSDEEHIHLYSKELGRVIDVFTETHPDESDIRLLAADFYIQNQEYAKAYSHLKHYLELQKGNYNIYMQTILLANAASMDEELIYMTGKALKMYPDSSDIRFFRGLALYQTAEYQLLINNFQNVSPDHYSSPEYASQAKMLMAEAYYRTDDFVKSDSLFEILIRQDPGNYMVMNNYSYYLAERGEKLEKAREWSAEVVRNNPDNATFLDTYAWVLYKLELYEEAEQYILSALDKGGENDPEINEHAGDIQLKLKSYQIARSYYMKALILGGDREKIEVKIQRIKNPEYE
- a CDS encoding peptidoglycan DD-metalloendopeptidase family protein; amino-acid sequence: MKIIIAFIGIFFLMAGIVYGQSKEELQIQKQRAYDDLKLTKELMEKTSARRSNSVKQLSLLQNGINARARLISALESELGMLSKKIQETEGIIAQLSIDNKKNREEYARLIYYAYRNHTDYEKLMYILAGATISQSYQRYKYLKYISDYRKQKAEEIEAFMEELDIKNRQLNELMKEKIQALEEKEEEQGKLVVQRGQEADLVNDLKTKEAQLRKEVQEKERIARELESRIREIIEEEARKSSGANAYATLTPEQELVGDDFRNNKGKLPWPVEQGIITVGFGNHELPGLRGSSVKNNGVDITSTPGTMVRAVFEGEVTKVFAILGANYTVLIRHGVFLSVYQNLVNVRVKTGDKVLTKEALGEAFTDEDENVAFVHFEVWQERTILNPAEWISK
- the ybeY gene encoding rRNA maturation RNase YbeY, encoding MSVTFHTKNLDFSLGQKRRHKRWVKEWIESHQAVCGDIAYVFTSNKHIKLINQEYLNHNYFTDVISFDYTEGKKISGDIFISVDQVRKNAVKFNTEVEEEIRRVMIHGVIHLMGYKDANEQERKTMHQLENEALHLWLKMV
- a CDS encoding ATP-binding protein, translating into MRKDLNIPSEIGNLSLVEKAIDELSLELDLSDEVYGNVLVATMEATNNAIIHGNNSDPQKTVKIEILFEQKELMIHIEDQGQGFDYSTVPDPTAPENLEKINGRGIFLMERLSDEILYLEDGRIVVLKFRI
- the mnmG gene encoding tRNA uridine-5-carboxymethylaminomethyl(34) synthesis enzyme MnmG; the protein is MKAQYDVIVVGAGHAGCEAAAAAANMGSRTLLITMDMTKYAQMSCNPAMGGVAKGQIIREIDAIGGYSGIVTDRSMIQFRMLNRSKGPAMWSPRAQCDRTLFTLEWRKVLENLGNLEFWQDTVSELIIEEDRVKGVRTVMGIEFCSKKVVLTAGTFINGLMHVGKVQMKGGRMGDSPSHGLSEQLAKNGFEIGRMKTGTPARIDGRSIDFRKLQEQPGDTENRKFSYLDYEIDYSDHRSCYIAHTNLTVHSELEKGFSDSPMFDGTIQSIGPRYCPSIEDKIVTFSEKEEHQLFLEPEGLDTIEYYINGFSSSLPWEVQYKAMLEIKGLENVKVFRPGYAIEYDYYPPTQLYHTLETKRLKNLYFAGQVNGTTGYEEAGAQGLMAGINASLKIRGYEEFVLGRDQAYIGVLIDDLVTKGVDEPYRMFTSRAEFRILLRQDNADERLTELSSRLGLAGPERMKLLMSKRELVNRLIEYLKSYSVAPEEINDFLKRYKTTPLKQKVKLIELAKRPQVRLNELMAEFEGLKIIEHSCGKRAGEIIEAAEIAIKYEGYIAREKQMAAKIKRLEKIKLDENFDYQRLKSISTEARQKLSKIKPATIGQASRISGVSPSDISVLLIYMGR
- the dut gene encoding dUTP diphosphatase: MEVKIVNSSGNPLPDYSTSSSAGMDLRANLREAVILKSLERRLIPTGLYIELPEGYEAQIRPRSGLALKNGISVLNTPGTIDADYRGEIGIILVNLSAEDFVVENGERICQMVINKVETIQWKQVGTLDDSARGAGGFGHTGTK
- a CDS encoding DUF4292 domain-containing protein, whose amino-acid sequence is MSKAVTLIFIFTLLFLYQCGVVKEAPRPAKPELEGLEALVLNCIEEESITSILITKAEAILTFDEQRYEVNVTLYAKRDSIIYLSAVNSGFEILRASVKPDSIMVINRMDKIVYRAPLQRRLGYQYPVDFTDLQNLICSYCLCDHLEMARDDHLNSIVFEFDQERIKKRIILNRVGLDLRIFEFYHQQTNRYLMGERREDSFKIYSNFMITEFEIVARGGSLTFNRDIAVKMEVNPRKYSFTELR
- a CDS encoding oligosaccharide flippase family protein, with translation MKNPIKQLFGQTAVYGLGIVLPRLLNYLLLTPFYTRIFEKATYGIITELYAYVVFLLVILTYGMETGYFRYASNSKQKDKVYSTVISSLFVSSLLFILSVLFWSGPISSAIGYAAHPEYIKWLAVIVGVDAFTTIPFARIRLRNQPIKYALIRIAEVSVNIGLNLFFLHYCPRHTESEFVTMIYNKNVGVGYVLLSNLIASALKLILLVPEMLAAFRAVFDRKLFKEILRYSYPLLIAGLAGTINEALDRILLKHLIPLEQNPMEQLGIYGANYKLAVLMTLFVQMFKYAAEPFFFSKSGEKDAKKLYADVMMFFVVAGLFIFLLVNLYLDYFILFIGADFREGVEIVPVVLLANLVMGIFFNLSIWYKLTNKTHFGAVLVILGAIITVTVNMLFIPRYGYVASAWAHLFCYSTMVIISYLWSRKHYAIPYRTGRLMGYIFLALFIYLFSELFLQKTGGPANLWALLLLVVFSIVVVWGERSTFNQYKKGQD